In one Chitinophaga sancti genomic region, the following are encoded:
- a CDS encoding SGNH/GDSL hydrolase family protein yields the protein MKNCRIPQLAMLAIISLICGTAHAQQDTGYHWYTPSRIEGQGFPVAAKYDRLPAKAEKTVPPKVWNLSRMSAGLSLRFRTSAADLVVRYVVTGKQDMPHMPATGASGVDLYSIDPNGEWKWSAGKYSFGDTITYRFPGLSKNIGEYRLYLPLYNTLKWLEVGSREDSIHFLPLRQEKPIVIYGTSIAQGACASRPGLAWANQLDRILDRPVINLAFAGNGKLDPPVTELLTEIDAKIYVLDCLPNIGGLPAAEIKDKVLTAVKQIRKVKPHTPILLVEHGHISGNAAQEAAYEQLLLDGVKQLYLLPAAQLGMGLESTVDGTHPNDIGMQQYANGYAQALREIFHEPVGNINTTIPCRQYRELVRYDWDLRHYTQLSMNKKEAPEVLIIGNSIIHFWGGTPAGPIARGTDSWPAAARNMGFGWDRIENVLWRVYHDELDGFEAKKIVIMIGTNNLQMNNDPEIIAGLQQLILAVKERQPKAEILLAGILPRVDMAERVAKINKSILRLAGSLQVQFINPGQVLLKPDQAPDSSLYTDGLHPNNTGYSKLAGYLQPYLK from the coding sequence TTGAAAAACTGCCGCATTCCACAATTAGCCATGCTGGCCATTATCAGCCTGATCTGTGGCACAGCCCATGCCCAGCAGGATACCGGGTACCACTGGTATACGCCCTCCCGGATTGAAGGCCAGGGTTTCCCCGTAGCCGCTAAATATGACAGATTACCCGCTAAAGCAGAAAAAACGGTGCCTCCCAAAGTCTGGAACTTATCAAGGATGAGTGCCGGTTTGTCGTTAAGATTTCGGACTTCGGCAGCAGATCTCGTGGTGCGGTACGTGGTAACGGGCAAACAGGATATGCCCCATATGCCGGCTACAGGGGCCAGTGGCGTGGATCTATATAGTATAGATCCAAACGGAGAATGGAAATGGAGTGCGGGGAAATACAGTTTCGGGGATACCATTACTTATCGTTTTCCTGGTTTGAGCAAAAATATAGGGGAATATCGCCTGTATTTGCCGCTTTATAATACCTTGAAGTGGCTGGAAGTAGGTAGCAGGGAGGATTCTATTCATTTTCTGCCGCTGAGACAAGAGAAACCTATTGTAATATATGGTACTTCCATTGCCCAGGGTGCCTGCGCCTCCCGCCCGGGATTAGCATGGGCCAATCAATTAGACAGGATCCTGGACCGGCCGGTGATCAACCTGGCCTTTGCCGGAAACGGGAAACTGGATCCACCGGTAACGGAGCTACTGACAGAAATAGATGCAAAAATATATGTGCTGGATTGCCTGCCCAATATCGGGGGCCTGCCTGCAGCTGAGATCAAGGACAAGGTATTGACGGCAGTAAAACAGATCCGGAAGGTTAAACCTCATACGCCGATCTTATTGGTTGAACATGGGCATATCAGCGGCAATGCGGCACAGGAAGCGGCTTATGAGCAATTACTCCTGGATGGGGTGAAGCAATTATACCTGCTCCCTGCTGCGCAATTAGGCATGGGCCTGGAAAGCACGGTAGATGGAACACATCCTAATGATATTGGTATGCAGCAATATGCAAACGGGTATGCACAGGCACTTAGAGAGATCTTTCATGAGCCTGTTGGCAACATCAATACAACGATTCCCTGCCGCCAATATCGTGAGTTGGTCCGGTATGACTGGGATCTTCGCCATTATACACAGCTGAGCATGAACAAAAAGGAAGCTCCCGAAGTGCTGATCATCGGTAATTCCATCATCCACTTCTGGGGCGGAACACCAGCCGGCCCTATAGCCAGGGGAACTGACTCCTGGCCAGCAGCTGCACGAAATATGGGTTTTGGATGGGATCGGATCGAAAATGTGCTTTGGCGGGTTTATCATGATGAACTGGATGGTTTTGAGGCAAAGAAGATTGTCATTATGATAGGTACCAATAACCTGCAAATGAATAATGATCCGGAGATCATTGCTGGTTTACAGCAATTAATTCTCGCCGTTAAAGAAAGACAACCGAAGGCAGAAATATTGCTGGCGGGTATACTGCCAAGAGTAGACATGGCAGAAAGAGTGGCAAAAATTAATAAAAGTATTCTCCGCCTGGCAGGCAGTTTACAGGTACAGTTTATCAACCCGGGGCAGGTATTGCTGAAGCCAGATCAGGCTCCCGACAGCTCACTTTACACAGATGGCCTGCATCCTAATAACACAGGTTATAGCAAACTGGCCGGCTACCTGCAACCTTATTTGAAATAG
- a CDS encoding sensor histidine kinase: MQSDFQEIFPVVFTSIFLLVLLVGFIIIMLILNQKGRLAQAQELRLLKERYEQELLRSQLEIQENVFGHLSQEIHDNIGQSLTFVALSLLTVPVENNSEAHEYIEESRKALQKAITELRDLSRSLHTDRITEVGLGQSINFELERLRRTNLYETSFNFADIRNLLDHQTEIIVFRIVQEMLNNIVKHAKATKVEVRLSHNTDFIDLEITDNGIGFDQEALFADLNQHKGLGLRNIRKRASLIGGTFQINSAKNSGTAIRITIPVNKQSFHEHNQESEI; encoded by the coding sequence ATGCAATCTGATTTTCAGGAAATCTTCCCTGTAGTATTTACATCTATCTTCCTGCTGGTATTACTGGTGGGCTTCATTATCATTATGCTGATTCTGAATCAGAAAGGTCGTCTTGCGCAGGCCCAGGAGCTGCGATTGCTCAAAGAACGCTATGAGCAGGAACTGCTGCGGTCCCAGCTGGAAATCCAGGAAAACGTGTTTGGACATCTATCCCAGGAGATCCATGACAACATTGGCCAGTCGCTGACCTTTGTGGCCCTTTCCCTGCTCACCGTTCCCGTAGAAAACAACAGTGAAGCACATGAATACATAGAAGAAAGCCGAAAGGCTCTGCAGAAGGCTATTACAGAATTACGAGACCTGTCGCGCAGCCTCCATACTGACAGAATTACGGAAGTGGGTTTAGGACAAAGTATCAATTTCGAGCTTGAAAGACTAAGACGAACCAATTTGTACGAAACTTCCTTTAATTTTGCAGACATCCGGAACCTGCTTGATCACCAGACAGAAATCATTGTCTTTCGCATCGTACAGGAAATGTTGAACAATATTGTAAAGCATGCCAAGGCGACTAAAGTGGAAGTCAGGCTTTCACATAACACAGACTTTATTGACCTGGAAATAACTGATAACGGAATAGGTTTTGACCAGGAAGCCCTGTTTGCCGACTTAAACCAGCACAAGGGTCTTGGATTGAGAAACATCCGTAAAAGAGCCAGTCTTATTGGTGGAACCTTTCAGATCAACAGCGCTAAGAACAGCGGAACTGCTATCCGAATCACTATACCCGTAAACAAACAATCATTCCATGAGCATAACCAGGAAAGCGAAATATAG
- a CDS encoding glutamate-5-semialdehyde dehydrogenase: MQSIQQMLVDAQQATSAIKSLADEQKQQLLRKLAVQVSAQTAAIVAENKKDLDKMSDEDPKKDRLLLNEVRIKQLADSLNEIAALPDPANEVVLERTLDNGLHVQKRTVPLGVVGVIYESRPNVTLDVAALCIRSGNVCVLRGGSDAFHTNTILVQIIQDVLKAFNVNIHAVQLLPVDRALIQEMLTAVKYIDIIIPRGSQQLIEYVRANSKVPVIETGAGVCHTYVEATADLEKAAKIVTNAKVSRPSVCNSLDTVLVDEQVATGLLTLLAPSLAAYNVEIFADAPSYKILEGLSYPYLQHAAPGDFGREFLDFKCSVKIVNGVEEALKHIQEFSSKHSEAIVSNDAVISERFLNEVDAAAVYVNASTRFTDGGVFGLGAEIGISTQKLHARGPFALEKLVTEKWFVRGDGQVR; this comes from the coding sequence ATGCAAAGCATACAACAAATGCTGGTAGATGCCCAACAGGCTACCAGCGCTATAAAGTCACTCGCCGATGAGCAGAAGCAACAACTGCTGCGCAAACTGGCAGTACAAGTCTCGGCACAAACAGCAGCGATCGTAGCCGAAAACAAAAAGGACCTGGATAAAATGTCTGACGAAGACCCGAAGAAGGATCGCTTATTGCTGAATGAAGTGCGGATTAAACAACTCGCAGATAGTCTGAATGAAATAGCCGCCCTGCCTGATCCTGCAAATGAAGTCGTGTTGGAACGTACGCTGGACAATGGTTTGCATGTACAGAAGCGTACTGTGCCCCTGGGGGTTGTAGGTGTGATTTACGAATCAAGGCCTAATGTAACCCTTGATGTAGCAGCACTGTGTATCCGTTCAGGTAATGTTTGTGTATTAAGAGGCGGTTCCGATGCTTTCCATACAAATACGATATTAGTACAGATCATCCAGGATGTACTGAAGGCGTTCAACGTAAATATACATGCCGTACAATTGCTGCCCGTAGATCGTGCACTGATCCAGGAGATGCTGACAGCAGTAAAATATATTGATATCATCATACCAAGAGGCTCACAACAGCTGATTGAATATGTACGTGCAAATAGCAAGGTGCCTGTGATAGAAACAGGTGCAGGTGTATGTCATACTTATGTTGAAGCGACTGCTGACCTGGAGAAGGCTGCTAAGATCGTAACGAATGCAAAAGTAAGTCGTCCTTCAGTATGTAATTCACTGGATACCGTGCTGGTAGATGAGCAGGTGGCAACTGGTTTATTAACATTGTTAGCACCTTCACTGGCGGCTTATAATGTAGAGATCTTTGCAGATGCTCCTTCTTATAAGATATTGGAAGGCTTATCTTATCCATATTTACAGCATGCAGCACCGGGGGATTTTGGTCGTGAATTTCTCGATTTTAAATGCTCTGTCAAAATTGTAAATGGTGTAGAAGAAGCATTAAAGCATATTCAGGAATTCTCTTCCAAACATTCTGAAGCCATCGTATCCAACGATGCGGTGATCAGTGAACGCTTCCTGAACGAAGTAGATGCTGCTGCGGTGTATGTCAATGCCAGCACCCGTTTCACAGATGGTGGTGTATTTGGATTAGGTGCAGAGATCGGGATCTCTACCCAGAAACTCCATGCCCGCGGACCATTTGCACTGGAAAAACTGGTGACGGAAAAATGGTTTGTGAGAGGAGATGGCCAGGTACGTTAA
- a CDS encoding DUF2264 domain-containing protein yields MNRRRFIQAVPLAGLATAAKAGSMLPTSITTHTESLHDREYWTSLMVRIAEPVLYNLSKGQLKKVMPLEVAPAYSKPVEKVTYLEAFGRTMAGIAPWLELGADETAEGKIRGRMIRLAQEATAQAVNPSGPDYMNFTGQYDGQPLVDGAFLAHGFLRAPKQLWEPLPEKTKQQVVAAFKSLRSIKPGYNNWLLFAAMIETALLQFGEEWDAMRVDFAVKKHQEWYKGDGMYGDGTDFHFDYYNGFVIQPMLLDILKVLVAKGKAPKSEYEQALQRMQRYGVIQERLISPEGTFPVVGRSMAYRNAGFQPLAQLALNDQLPDSLSPAQVRCALTAVKKRIFEAPETFDQKGWMQLGFCGHQPEIADVYTSTGSSYLCTVAFLALGLPSTHTFWTGAPEEWTSQKAWKGKPVLKDHAL; encoded by the coding sequence ATGAACAGGCGGCGTTTTATACAGGCAGTACCACTAGCCGGTTTGGCCACCGCCGCAAAAGCAGGTAGTATGTTACCCACATCCATCACCACCCATACTGAATCCCTGCATGACAGGGAATACTGGACCTCCCTCATGGTTCGCATTGCAGAGCCGGTATTGTATAACCTGAGTAAAGGGCAACTGAAAAAGGTAATGCCTTTGGAAGTAGCTCCTGCTTACAGCAAACCCGTCGAAAAGGTGACCTACCTCGAGGCTTTTGGCCGTACGATGGCGGGCATTGCTCCCTGGCTGGAACTGGGCGCAGACGAAACCGCAGAAGGCAAAATACGGGGTCGTATGATCAGACTGGCACAGGAAGCCACCGCACAGGCTGTAAACCCCTCCGGGCCTGATTACATGAACTTCACCGGTCAGTATGACGGGCAGCCGCTGGTAGATGGTGCTTTCCTGGCACATGGCTTTCTCCGGGCTCCAAAGCAGCTATGGGAACCTTTGCCGGAAAAGACAAAACAGCAGGTTGTCGCAGCATTCAAAAGCTTAAGAAGTATCAAACCCGGTTACAATAACTGGCTGCTCTTTGCTGCCATGATCGAAACCGCCTTATTGCAGTTTGGTGAAGAATGGGATGCCATGCGTGTAGACTTTGCCGTTAAAAAGCACCAGGAATGGTACAAAGGAGACGGCATGTATGGCGATGGTACAGATTTTCACTTTGACTATTACAATGGCTTCGTCATCCAGCCCATGCTCCTCGATATACTGAAAGTACTGGTAGCCAAAGGCAAGGCCCCGAAATCAGAGTATGAGCAGGCATTACAAAGAATGCAGCGCTACGGGGTGATCCAGGAAAGACTGATCTCTCCTGAAGGCACATTCCCGGTGGTAGGCCGTTCCATGGCTTATAGAAATGCGGGTTTCCAGCCCCTTGCACAACTGGCATTAAACGACCAGCTACCTGATAGTCTCTCGCCGGCACAGGTGCGGTGTGCATTGACAGCAGTCAAGAAGCGCATCTTCGAAGCGCCTGAAACCTTTGATCAAAAGGGTTGGATGCAGCTGGGCTTTTGTGGCCATCAGCCGGAAATAGCGGATGTCTATACTTCTACCGGCAGCTCTTATTTGTGTACAGTTGCATTTCTTGCATTAGGGTTACCTTCCACACACACTTTCTGGACCGGTGCTCCGGAAGAATGGACATCGCAGAAAGCATGGAAAGGGAAACCGGTGCTGAAGGATCATGCCTTATAA
- a CDS encoding glycoside hydrolase family 88 protein, protein MKQLLFLLGSVLLTGTAISVNAQVPADKALNLAVKQYKQMMTQVPDTLMPRTTNNLTGQLITSDTEWWTSGFYPGTLWYLYEYSKDQSILKEARKRTNEVQKEQYNKTTHDLGFMMYCSYGNAYRLTKDPKDKQVLITSARTLSTRFNPVVGCIKSWDHGKWKYPVIIDNMMNLELLTWASKVTGDTSFAHIARTHANTTMQHHFRPDYSSYHVIGYDPATGAVVAKNTAQGFADSSAWARGQAWGLYGYTMMYRETKNAAYLEQAKKIANYIIPHLPADKVPYWDFDAPDIPHAKRDASAGAVMAAALLELSQYTKNQAYFQTAEQILQTLCSDEYLAKEGTNNHFILKHSVGHLPANSEVDVPLTYADYYFVEALLRYKKYSK, encoded by the coding sequence ATGAAACAACTACTCTTCCTCCTGGGCAGCGTGCTGCTCACAGGTACTGCAATTTCCGTAAACGCCCAGGTGCCGGCTGACAAAGCCCTGAACCTCGCTGTTAAGCAATACAAACAAATGATGACCCAGGTTCCGGATACCTTAATGCCCCGGACTACTAACAATTTAACCGGTCAACTCATCACCTCCGATACCGAATGGTGGACATCCGGATTTTACCCCGGTACACTATGGTATCTCTACGAATATTCAAAAGATCAAAGCATACTGAAGGAAGCACGTAAGCGGACCAACGAGGTGCAAAAGGAGCAATATAACAAAACCACACACGATCTTGGATTCATGATGTATTGCAGTTATGGCAATGCCTACCGCCTTACCAAAGATCCAAAGGATAAACAGGTATTGATCACCAGTGCCCGCACCCTCAGCACCCGCTTCAACCCGGTAGTTGGTTGCATCAAATCATGGGATCATGGCAAATGGAAATACCCGGTGATCATCGATAACATGATGAACCTGGAATTGCTGACCTGGGCCAGCAAAGTAACCGGTGATACTTCCTTTGCACACATTGCCCGTACACATGCTAATACAACCATGCAGCACCATTTCAGACCTGATTACAGCTCTTACCACGTAATCGGTTATGATCCTGCTACAGGAGCTGTGGTAGCAAAAAATACCGCGCAGGGATTTGCTGACAGCTCCGCCTGGGCCCGTGGTCAGGCATGGGGTTTATATGGTTACACCATGATGTACAGGGAAACAAAAAATGCTGCTTACCTGGAACAGGCAAAGAAAATAGCCAACTATATCATCCCGCATCTGCCAGCTGATAAAGTACCTTACTGGGATTTTGATGCACCCGATATTCCACATGCAAAACGCGATGCATCCGCTGGTGCTGTGATGGCTGCTGCATTGCTGGAACTCAGTCAGTATACAAAGAATCAGGCTTATTTCCAGACGGCAGAACAGATCCTTCAAACACTTTGCAGCGATGAATATTTAGCAAAAGAAGGCACGAACAATCACTTCATACTCAAACACAGCGTAGGCCACCTGCCGGCAAATTCAGAAGTCGATGTACCGCTGACCTATGCAGATTATTACTTTGTAGAAGCATTGCTTCGTTATAAAAAATATAGCAAATGA
- a CDS encoding GH92 family glycosyl hydrolase codes for MGARFVYHLTMLTAFTLLAGESSQAQEKDLTPYVKPIIGTAKMGHVYPGATVPFGMVQLSPDTDTIPYEMNGKYNPDVYKYCAGYQYSDKTICGFSHTHFSGTGHSDLGDFLIMPTTGQLRLNPGTAAHPETGYRSTFSHDNETAAADYYKVKLDKYNITAELTATNRVGFHQYTFAEATDQAHIILDLMAGIYNYSNKNVWTFVRVENDTLITGYRQTNGWARTRIEYFAMSFSKPFYQYGHQNQTNDVYRGFWRKFDTNHNFPEMAGRQIRAYFDFKVAAGEKVKIKFALSPVSTEGALKNLRAEAPGWDFEKVKADGQALWNKELHKIDAQLLNEDEMVNFYTAMYHAFISPTTYMDVDGNYRGLDQNIHQAQNFTNYTTFSLWDTYRALHPLFNIIQPKRNADMAQSMLAHFDQSAQHMLPVWSHYANENWCMIGYHSVSVIADAVMKGNAPFDANKALDACVTTARHRNYDGLGYFMDNGYVPEDKSGASVSKTLEYAYDDWCIAQMAKKLNRNDIYTEFMKRAENYKNVYDPASGYMRPRLSDGSFKKEFDPLKTDNQGFIEGNAWNYSLYVPQDPAAMIALRGDKKAFSRHLDSLFTMHLPDEFFAETEDITRDGIIGNYVHGNEPSHHAAYLYNWTGEPWKTQERVRMILKKMYKPAADGLGGNDDCGQMSAWYIFTSLGFYPVCPGSTAYILGSPAVKNAVLNLDNGKTFTVEAPNQSETNVYVQKVTLNGKPVLSNSITHEDIMNGGKLVFYMGAKPKK; via the coding sequence ATGGGTGCACGTTTTGTTTATCACCTTACAATGTTGACGGCGTTTACGCTCTTAGCCGGGGAATCTTCACAGGCACAGGAAAAAGACCTGACGCCTTATGTGAAACCTATCATCGGTACAGCCAAAATGGGGCATGTGTACCCAGGGGCTACCGTGCCTTTCGGCATGGTGCAACTCAGCCCGGACACGGATACCATTCCTTATGAAATGAATGGAAAATATAACCCGGATGTGTATAAATATTGCGCGGGTTATCAGTATTCAGACAAAACAATTTGTGGATTTAGCCATACTCACTTCAGCGGCACCGGCCATTCTGACCTGGGTGATTTTCTCATTATGCCCACCACAGGGCAGCTGCGCCTGAACCCGGGTACAGCAGCGCATCCTGAAACTGGCTACCGCAGTACTTTCTCTCATGACAATGAAACCGCTGCTGCCGATTACTACAAAGTAAAGCTGGACAAATACAATATCACAGCCGAACTCACGGCTACCAACAGGGTGGGTTTTCACCAATATACTTTTGCTGAAGCTACAGATCAGGCACATATCATCCTCGATCTGATGGCAGGCATTTATAATTATTCCAACAAGAATGTGTGGACCTTTGTAAGGGTGGAAAATGATACACTGATTACAGGTTACCGCCAGACGAATGGCTGGGCAAGAACAAGGATCGAATACTTCGCGATGTCTTTCTCCAAACCATTCTACCAATATGGTCACCAGAACCAGACGAACGATGTGTACAGGGGTTTCTGGAGAAAGTTCGACACGAACCACAACTTCCCGGAAATGGCGGGAAGACAGATCCGCGCTTATTTTGACTTCAAGGTAGCTGCCGGCGAAAAGGTGAAGATCAAGTTTGCATTATCACCAGTAAGCACAGAAGGCGCACTGAAAAACCTGAGAGCTGAAGCACCGGGATGGGATTTTGAAAAAGTGAAGGCAGATGGTCAGGCCCTCTGGAATAAAGAACTGCATAAGATCGATGCGCAACTGCTGAATGAAGATGAGATGGTGAACTTCTATACCGCTATGTATCATGCATTCATCAGTCCTACCACTTATATGGATGTAGATGGTAACTATCGTGGTTTGGATCAGAATATTCACCAGGCGCAAAACTTTACTAACTATACAACATTCTCCCTCTGGGATACTTACCGTGCTTTGCATCCCCTGTTCAATATCATTCAGCCAAAACGCAATGCGGATATGGCACAGAGCATGCTGGCACACTTTGATCAGAGTGCACAGCACATGCTGCCGGTATGGTCACATTATGCAAATGAGAACTGGTGTATGATTGGCTACCACAGTGTATCAGTCATTGCTGATGCGGTGATGAAAGGCAATGCACCTTTCGATGCGAACAAGGCGCTGGATGCCTGTGTAACGACGGCACGTCATCGCAATTATGATGGCCTGGGTTACTTTATGGATAATGGTTATGTTCCTGAAGACAAGAGTGGTGCTTCTGTATCCAAAACACTGGAATATGCTTATGATGACTGGTGTATTGCACAAATGGCGAAGAAACTGAACAGGAATGATATCTATACTGAGTTCATGAAGCGTGCGGAAAACTACAAAAACGTGTACGATCCGGCTTCAGGATATATGCGCCCACGCCTGAGTGATGGCAGCTTTAAGAAGGAATTTGATCCACTGAAGACCGATAACCAGGGCTTCATAGAAGGGAATGCATGGAACTACAGTTTATATGTACCACAGGATCCAGCAGCAATGATTGCGCTGCGTGGCGATAAGAAAGCGTTTTCCCGTCACCTGGATTCCCTGTTTACCATGCACCTGCCTGATGAATTCTTTGCAGAGACAGAGGATATTACCAGGGATGGTATTATTGGTAACTATGTACATGGTAATGAGCCTTCTCATCATGCTGCTTATTTATACAACTGGACAGGTGAGCCCTGGAAAACACAGGAACGTGTGAGAATGATCCTGAAGAAAATGTATAAGCCGGCGGCAGATGGTTTGGGTGGTAATGATGATTGCGGTCAGATGAGTGCCTGGTACATCTTTACTTCTTTAGGTTTCTACCCGGTTTGCCCAGGATCTACAGCTTACATTTTGGGTAGCCCTGCGGTAAAAAATGCAGTATTAAACCTGGATAACGGGAAGACGTTTACGGTAGAGGCGCCGAATCAGAGTGAGACGAATGTATATGTGCAAAAGGTAACACTGAATGGTAAGCCGGTGCTAAGTAATTCAATTACGCATGAAGATATAATGAATGGTGGTAAGCTCGTGTTTTACATGGGCGCGAAGCCAAAGAAATAA
- the proB gene encoding glutamate 5-kinase: MTKPILVIKFGSASITHADGELDETIIASIARQVAELQEQYNIVLVSSGAVAAGKKFLHEYSGTISERKAAAAIGNPLLLSKYARYFSPYNIAIAQSLCERRHFSNRQQFLQLKKTYEELWASNVIPVANENDVVSDLELKFSDNDELATLIAVGFGASLLLFSTSVGGLLDKDGKVVPEVPEINESILSLADTKKSSVGLGGMVSKLTFARLATRMGIGVVIFGIHTTDGILNAIAGSTGTVCLPQECSMPARKKWLASGSLVTGRVLVDAGALTALQKRRSLLAVGVLSVLDAFEGGEVFEIVDEEHNVIAVARAKVSSDLLSEDNKQHDLEVAHADDIVLL; encoded by the coding sequence GTGACTAAACCGATACTCGTAATTAAATTTGGATCAGCCTCCATCACACATGCAGATGGCGAGCTGGATGAGACGATCATAGCTTCAATAGCCCGTCAGGTGGCAGAATTACAGGAGCAGTACAATATCGTGTTAGTTTCTTCAGGAGCAGTAGCTGCAGGCAAAAAATTCCTGCACGAATACAGTGGCACCATCAGTGAGCGCAAAGCGGCAGCTGCCATCGGCAACCCCTTGCTCCTTAGCAAGTATGCCCGTTATTTCTCTCCGTACAACATCGCCATTGCCCAAAGCCTCTGCGAACGCCGTCACTTCAGTAACAGGCAACAGTTCCTGCAACTGAAAAAAACGTACGAAGAACTGTGGGCAAGCAATGTCATCCCGGTAGCAAATGAAAATGACGTAGTGAGCGACCTGGAATTGAAATTTTCTGACAACGATGAACTGGCTACACTGATTGCCGTAGGCTTTGGAGCCTCTTTGCTGTTATTCAGTACCTCCGTAGGCGGATTGCTGGATAAAGACGGAAAAGTAGTGCCGGAAGTCCCGGAAATCAACGAATCAATATTATCACTCGCAGATACAAAGAAATCATCAGTAGGCCTGGGTGGCATGGTGTCTAAACTCACCTTTGCCCGCCTCGCTACCAGGATGGGAATAGGTGTGGTGATCTTTGGTATTCATACCACCGATGGTATCCTGAACGCAATAGCAGGCAGCACCGGCACCGTATGCTTACCACAGGAATGCAGCATGCCTGCAAGAAAGAAATGGCTGGCCAGCGGTAGCCTGGTAACAGGCCGCGTACTGGTAGATGCCGGTGCACTGACAGCACTACAGAAAAGACGTAGCTTGCTGGCAGTAGGTGTATTATCAGTGCTCGATGCATTCGAAGGAGGAGAAGTATTTGAAATAGTAGACGAAGAGCACAATGTAATCGCTGTGGCACGCGCAAAAGTTTCTTCTGACTTACTCTCGGAAGATAACAAGCAACATGACCTTGAGGTTGCACATGCAGACGACATCGTATTGCTGTAG
- a CDS encoding response regulator transcription factor, with amino-acid sequence MSITRKAKYSVAIADDHVLVRKALGRLINTFADYFILFEANNGEEVIKIINNREMQLPDILILDVNMPGMNGYETATWINNHFPQIKVLALSMLNDESVIIKMLKSGAKGYIMKNVEPDDLKEAFDSIIKKDFYLPDYISGKVISGLQKDVLSLSEKIELTPKEKTFLQYLCTELSYKEIAQKMFVSPRTIDDYKSSLCDKLKVKTRVGLVIFGIRYGLIDINTD; translated from the coding sequence ATGAGCATAACCAGGAAAGCGAAATATAGTGTTGCCATTGCTGATGACCATGTACTTGTCAGAAAAGCCCTTGGGCGATTAATTAACACTTTTGCGGATTATTTCATTCTGTTCGAAGCGAACAATGGAGAAGAAGTGATCAAAATCATTAACAACCGGGAAATGCAGCTGCCCGATATCCTCATTCTCGACGTGAATATGCCGGGTATGAACGGATATGAGACTGCGACCTGGATCAATAACCATTTCCCTCAGATCAAGGTATTGGCCCTGTCCATGCTGAACGATGAATCTGTGATCATTAAGATGCTGAAATCCGGTGCGAAGGGATACATTATGAAGAATGTAGAACCCGATGACCTGAAAGAAGCCTTTGATTCTATCATCAAAAAAGACTTCTACCTGCCCGATTATATCTCCGGCAAGGTGATCTCTGGTCTTCAGAAAGATGTATTGTCGCTGAGTGAAAAGATCGAACTCACACCCAAGGAAAAGACCTTCCTACAATACCTTTGTACTGAATTATCCTACAAAGAAATTGCACAAAAGATGTTCGTAAGCCCACGCACCATCGACGACTACAAGAGCAGTCTTTGCGATAAACTGAAAGTTAAAACCAGGGTAGGTTTAGTGATTTTTGGTATCCGGTACGGACTGATTGATATTAATACAGACTAA